CGCAGATCGATGACGCGATTTCTCATTATATTGTCAAAAAGTACGCCACCTCCTACTACGGCACAGAAAAGCAGTTTGAAGTCCATAAAGTCTATGGGACGAGCGAAAAGGATGGGATCCTGAGTGTCTACATGTGGTCGTATTACGGGGGATTCAACCAAGCCAACGGATTAGAGGCCCAGTCCGGACATTCTCTGCCTGCTCTGATCCGCTTAAAACAAGAAGGCGACGCCTATTCGGTCATCGACTACACAGAACCACAAGACGGCAGTATGTACCAGTCCTCCCTGGAGAAAATGTTCCCGGCGAAATACGTGAAGTCCGCACGGAGGGACAATGGGAATATCGGGGGACTCGAGAAAAAGATGGACAAAAAAGTGAAAGCATGGCTTGAGAAGCCGGATTCCTAAGGGGGAAATGAGCATGGAACTTACCATTAGAAGAAGGACACCGGAAGATATCAACGAATTCATCATGTGGACGTACGACGGAATCTATTCGTTTTACGATAATGATACCCAACTAGAAAAAATCCAGGGATTGAAAGAAAGCGTCCATTTGGAAAGAGCCTTTTCCGTAGTGGACGAGAACGAGTATCTTGTAGGAAATTGTGAGTTTTACGATGTGGAAGAAGACGGGGAAAACATTCTGGTCCTCGGGGTTCAAATGAAGCCTTCCTTGACAGGTAAGGGACTGGGTCAGGCCTTTGTGCAAGCAATCATCGAACAGGGACGTGAACGGCTGAAGTTCACTCATTTGGAATTGGCCGTCGCGGATTTCAATGAACGGGCGATCCGGACGTATGAGAAAGAAGGGTTCCGGAAACGGGGATCATTCGAAAATGAAATACGGGGTGAAAACTATCCATTTACTATTATGGAAAAGAATTTTTAAACAAAAGGGGTCAGCCTCAAAGGTCTGACCCCCATTTCCATCACGTAACAGTGGAATCGATAAAATCCTGATCGATGTGATAAAAATGCTCTTTCAGGTTCTCTCTCCCACCCCATTTTCCGTACCAGTCCTGCACCCGCTTCACGTGTGCCGCGTCACCCCTCACAAGGGATTCGATCCTCTCATACTCTTCAAAACTGTCATATTCCCATATCGCAAACACTTCCACTTCCCCATCGGCCTCTTCCTTCATCCATCTTCCCACCAACCTGGATCCGT
The DNA window shown above is from Rossellomorea vietnamensis and carries:
- a CDS encoding GNAT family N-acetyltransferase, translated to MELTIRRRTPEDINEFIMWTYDGIYSFYDNDTQLEKIQGLKESVHLERAFSVVDENEYLVGNCEFYDVEEDGENILVLGVQMKPSLTGKGLGQAFVQAIIEQGRERLKFTHLELAVADFNERAIRTYEKEGFRKRGSFENEIRGENYPFTIMEKNF
- a CDS encoding NIPSNAP family protein encodes the protein MIYRRKMYRVSPRIIDDFNVHFNQTLLPTQLKYGSRLVGRWMKEEADGEVEVFAIWEYDSFEEYERIESLVRGDAAHVKRVQDWYGKWGGRENLKEHFYHIDQDFIDSTVT